A window from Labeo rohita strain BAU-BD-2019 unplaced genomic scaffold, IGBB_LRoh.1.0 scaffold_104, whole genome shotgun sequence encodes these proteins:
- the LOC127157334 gene encoding uncharacterized protein LOC127157334 has translation MNEDQKNAVQKFTCTFYGDFQLPSNPTSFEEVLKVFTDLPKLLGEKKELAVPLRVWLHPLDKLHTKASKLQKHISMDLITMTESVIESLNTTEMKCSDLLKDSPALTFAQFQNKILQMKQNCNNYKLRLMKRLSFLLPNIRGDKMKETELNNLLQEHDESPFRGRDLTEWMKERESESEIIKSVLRRLKDAGAQVKVNLDAIWMDLEDENLVCYTFTSLDWTDVLLPKQTNYLNPSTKGETDSEQKSWLSSDVMKNMRSNVEIFKKLMDSKDCKPARFIVSSREMKNNPGSCILLYEHGCDEAVCFIPPSKPVCPVTEEVKQNTVVLKVPPSCADTVELRLLYKLKQDSVWTSKPVMKNQNTVTLTDLRSATEYEIRWAAVGKLNYITDGDVIRVTTEGRNRSVMEYCGLMNQGATSYLNAVLQTLYMTQEYREHVMRLERREDSSDGDFIEELKSLFDKLDKESRPVSTAGISRSLGITDVYKHKDAAVYLDLILSKTPEPSEIFKGTTKKTGTCDSCNNVISEQSDFFTMSISLTESNNVGSALKKHLDQMRESPLSCRRCSDRKTKTNRSDVDFPQILILRLRNVKDDDLRIPAHTEVSSHSYDLFAIINLYGTLKDGHYNTNIKSDDGNWYRCDDSRVFQIPETMVAHRNPFMFNVTRHIRKMLGLGDSIRSPAYLLLYKR, from the exons atgaatgaagatcaGAAGAATGCAGTCCAGAAATTCACATGCACATTTTATGGTGATTTCCAGTTACCGTCTAACCCGACCTCTTTTGAAGAAGTGCTGAAGGTTTTCACTGATCTTCCAAAACTGCTGGGAGAAAAGAAAGAGCTGGCGGTTCCTCTGAGAGTTTGGCTTCATCCTCTGGACAAACTTCACACAAAAGCTTCAAAACTTCAGAAACACATCAGCATGGATCTAATCACGATGACTGAATCAGTGATTGAGAGTTTAAATACAACTGAGATGAAATGCAGTGATCTTCTTAAAGACTCTCCTGCTCTGACTTTTGCTCAATTTCAGAATAAAATACTGCAAATGAAGCAAAACTGCAACAATTACAAACTGAGACTCATGAAGAGACTTAGCTTTCTGCTGCCAAACATCCGTGGAGACAAGATGAAGGAAACTGAGCTGAATAATCTTCTTCAAGAACATGATGAGTCTCCATTCAGAGGAAGAGACCTCACAGAATggatgaaagagagagaaagtgagtcTGAGATCATTAAATCAGTCCTCAGACGGCTGAAGGATGCTGGTGCACAGGTGAAAGTCAATCTAGATGCCATCTGGATGGATTTGGAAGATGAAAATCTGGTCTGTTACACATTCACATCATTGGACTGGACAGATGTGCTGCTTCCTAAACAAACCAATTATCTGAACCCTTCAACAAAAGGAGAAACTGATTCAGAGCAAAAGTCTTGGCTCAGTTCTGATGTCATGAAGAACATGAGGAGCAACGTGGAGATCTTTAAAAAGTTGATGGATTCAAAAGACTGTAAACCAGCCAGGTTCATTGTGTCCTCAAGAGAAATGAAGAATAATCCTGGTTCCTGCATTCTGCTGTATGAACATGGATGTGATGaagctgtttgttttattcCTCCATCCAAACCAGTCTGTCCAGTCACTGAAGAGGTCAAACAAAACACAGTGGTTCTGAAGGTTCCTCCATCATGTGCTGATACAGTGGAGCTCAGATTACTGTATAAACTGAAGCAGGACTCAGTCTGGACGTCTAAACCTGTGATGAAGAATCAAAACACAGTTACTCTgactgatctgagatcagcaACTGAGTATGAGATCAGATGGGCAGCAGTGGGGAAACTCAACTACATCACAGATGGTGACGTCATCAGAGTCACTACAGAG GGAAGAAACCGATCAGTAATGG AATACTGTGGTTTGATGAATCAAGGAGCCACCAGCTACTTGAACGCAGTTCTGCAAACCCTTTACATGACACAGGAGTACAGGGAACATGTGATGAG aCTGGAGAGAAGAGAGGATTCCTCTGATGGCGACTTCATTGAAGAGCTGAAGTCACTGTTTGATAAATTAGACAAAGAGTCTCGTCCAGTTTCAACAGCTGGGATCTCAAGGAGCCTCGGCATCACTGATG TTTATAAACACAAAGATGCAGCAGTGTATCTGGATTTGATTCTGAGCAAAACTCCTGAACCCTCTGAG ATTTTTAAGGGCACTACGAAGAAAACTGGTACATGTGATTCATGCAACAACGTTATATCAGAACAGAGTGATTTCTTCACAATGAGCATCTCTCTTACAGAATCAAATAATGTG GGCTCTGCTTTGAAGAAACACCTTGATCAAATGCGTGAATCTCCTCTAAGCTGCAGACGCTGTTCAGATAGAAAAACCAAGACAAAT AGGAGTGATGTTGACTTTCCACAAATACTGATTCTACGATTAAGAAATGTTAAAGATGACGACCTGAGAATTCCTGCACATACTGAG GTTTCCTCCCACAGCTATGATCTGTTTGCCATAATAAACCTTTATGGTACATTGAAGGATGGACACTATAACACAAACATCAAATCTGATGATGGAAACTGGTACCGATGTGATGACAGCCGTGTGTTTCAG attcctGAGACAATGGTTGCACACAGGAATCCATTCATGTTTAATGTGACAAGACATATTCGGAAAATGTTAGGTCTGGGCGATTCAATCAG GTCACCGGCGTATCTACTCTTGTACAAACGCT GA